One window from the genome of Cryptomeria japonica chromosome 6, Sugi_1.0, whole genome shotgun sequence encodes:
- the LOC131077523 gene encoding triacylglycerol lipase OBL1-like: MLFVNKEDKLLEKLLAIYTFGQPRVGDKEFGDFMNSKLKQSKPKYFRVVYSNDLIPRLPFDDGLFMYKHFGVCLYYNCCYCQKNLVEAPNRDLTLVYFIPIRITAIWELLQSLVLHYIKGESFKETKLSIISRIFGILVPGISAHSPVNYINAIRLGPPRLNPTLSNVKG; the protein is encoded by the exons ATGCTATTTGTGAACAAGGAGGATAAGTTGTTAGAAAAACTATTGGCTATTTATACATTTGGACAACCTAGAGTTGGTGATAAAGAATTTGGAGATTTCATGAATAGTAAACTAAAACAATCCAAACCCAAATATTTTAGAGTTGTATATTCCAATGACCTTATTCCAAGATTACCTTTTGATGATGGCCTATTCATGTATAAGCACTTTGGAGTATGTCTTTACTACAACTGCTGTTATTGTCAAAAG AATCTTGTGGAAGCCCCCAATAGAGATCTCACGTTGGTGTACTTCATACCCATAAGAATAACTGCCATATGGGAATTGTTACAATCCTTAGTATTACATTACATTAAGGGAGAGAGCTTCAAGGAGACCAAACTTTCTATTATCTCCAGAATATTTGGAATTTTGGTTCCAGGGATTTCAGCACATAGTCCAGTAAATTACATTAATGCAATAAGATTGGGTCCTCCTAGATTGAATCCAACTTTGAGTAATGTAAAAGGATAA